A single region of the Chryseobacterium culicis genome encodes:
- a CDS encoding DNA/RNA helicase domain-containing protein: MKNFTITEEYDFDHLIETKINNNHKDYLSWPIVYFLKNKKTKAAYVGETTDVLTRINTHLKSEEKKQLSSANLILSDLFHKSATLDLESNLIKYISADGQYTLQNGNLGISNHQYHEKKVYWDLFKDIWDELIQLGISRHSLDFINNSDLFKYSPYKSLSKEQIKGLKMILNCLLDENAKVSLIHGGAGTGKSILAIFLFKLLKTNLEDFNYADFDEDDEDLFLLLKRVKNKFKDLNMALVIPMASFRKTISNVFKNVNGLSGKMVIGPSDLAKNKYDLIIVDEGHRLRRRVNLGSYFGTFDINCEKLGLDKSTASELDWVILQSNKSIIFYDQYQSIKPSDTLKESFKKLELAPSTRVEKLKTQLRVRGGNNYIKLIHKIFDTPSTLSFEPYKTNDYEFYLFDDLSQMIDKIKKKNELHDLSRMVAGYAWEWVSSKNPEAYDIIIGENQLKWNSVSVDWVNSPNSINEVGCIHTTQGYDLNYTGVIIGPELDYDFVSGKFIIDKQKYKDKNGKNSIKNEEELLGFIINIYKTILLRGIEGTYIYACNENLRRFLQQFIPSYNPSSTDKKLIKISNIPTESSIPFYDLNIAAGSFSELQELEKVKYIELDSIENRDDYFACTVIGESMNKIIPNGSICLFKKYNGGSRNGLITLVEGRNIADLEFGSNYTIKEYSSKKLTDDEGWHHEEIILLPKSNDFNFEPIVLRDEEIVDFKVLGIFVKVLKV; encoded by the coding sequence ATGAAGAATTTTACAATTACAGAGGAATACGATTTTGATCACCTCATAGAAACTAAAATAAATAATAATCATAAAGACTACTTATCCTGGCCAATAGTTTATTTTTTGAAAAATAAAAAAACTAAAGCTGCTTATGTTGGAGAAACTACAGATGTATTAACCAGAATAAATACCCATTTAAAGTCAGAAGAAAAGAAACAGCTTTCATCTGCGAATCTTATTTTAAGTGATTTATTCCACAAATCTGCTACCTTAGATTTAGAATCAAATCTTATTAAATATATTTCAGCTGACGGACAATACACATTACAAAATGGGAATCTGGGAATTTCTAATCATCAATACCATGAAAAGAAAGTTTATTGGGATTTATTCAAAGACATTTGGGATGAACTTATACAACTAGGTATATCCCGACATTCTCTTGACTTTATCAATAACTCAGATCTTTTTAAATATTCTCCGTATAAATCTCTTTCTAAAGAACAGATCAAAGGATTGAAAATGATTCTAAACTGTTTACTTGATGAAAATGCTAAAGTCAGTCTTATTCATGGAGGAGCTGGAACTGGTAAATCTATTTTAGCAATTTTTTTATTTAAACTATTGAAAACAAATTTAGAGGATTTCAACTATGCTGATTTTGATGAAGATGATGAAGACCTTTTCCTTTTACTAAAAAGGGTTAAAAATAAATTTAAGGATTTAAATATGGCATTGGTAATTCCAATGGCATCATTTAGAAAAACCATTTCTAATGTATTTAAGAATGTAAATGGCTTATCTGGAAAAATGGTAATAGGACCTTCAGATTTAGCAAAAAACAAATATGATCTTATTATAGTTGATGAAGGACATCGGCTGAGAAGGAGAGTAAATTTAGGATCTTACTTTGGAACATTTGATATAAATTGTGAAAAGTTAGGTTTAGATAAATCTACCGCCTCCGAACTAGATTGGGTTATTCTGCAAAGTAATAAATCTATTATTTTTTATGATCAATATCAATCTATAAAACCTTCAGATACCCTTAAAGAAAGTTTTAAGAAATTAGAATTGGCTCCTTCAACACGTGTTGAAAAATTAAAAACTCAGCTTCGGGTACGTGGTGGCAATAACTATATAAAGTTAATTCATAAAATTTTTGATACCCCTTCCACGCTTTCATTTGAACCTTACAAAACAAATGATTACGAATTCTATCTTTTTGATGACTTATCTCAAATGATTGATAAAATTAAAAAGAAAAATGAGCTACACGATTTGTCAAGAATGGTTGCTGGGTATGCCTGGGAATGGGTTTCAAGCAAAAATCCTGAAGCTTATGATATTATTATTGGGGAAAACCAATTAAAATGGAACAGTGTTTCTGTAGATTGGGTCAATTCACCTAATTCTATCAATGAGGTTGGATGCATTCATACTACACAAGGTTATGATTTGAATTATACAGGAGTAATTATAGGACCTGAATTGGATTACGATTTTGTATCTGGAAAATTTATTATTGATAAGCAAAAGTATAAAGATAAGAATGGTAAAAACTCTATTAAAAATGAGGAAGAATTATTAGGCTTTATTATCAATATTTATAAAACCATATTGTTGAGGGGAATAGAAGGTACTTACATTTATGCATGTAATGAAAATTTGAGACGCTTTCTTCAGCAGTTTATTCCATCTTATAACCCTTCCTCCACTGATAAGAAATTAATAAAAATTTCCAATATTCCTACAGAAAGTTCAATTCCTTTCTACGATTTAAATATTGCGGCAGGCTCTTTTTCTGAATTGCAGGAATTAGAAAAGGTGAAATATATAGAACTGGATAGTATAGAAAATAGAGATGATTATTTTGCATGCACTGTAATAGGTGAATCAATGAATAAAATCATTCCCAATGGGAGTATTTGTTTGTTCAAGAAATATAACGGAGGTTCGCGTAACGGCCTAATAACTTTAGTTGAGGGAAGAAACATTGCTGACTTAGAATTTGGAAGCAATTACACTATTAAAGAATATTCCAGCAAAAAATTAACTGATGATGAAGGATGGCATCATGAAGAAATAATATTACTACCCAAATCAAATGATTTTAACTTTGAACCAATCGTTCTTAGGGATGAGGAAATAGTTGATTTTAAGGTCTTAGGTATTTTTGTGAAAGTATTGAAAGTATAG